A single Lycorma delicatula isolate Av1 chromosome 12, ASM4794821v1, whole genome shotgun sequence DNA region contains:
- the SelR gene encoding methionine sulfoxide reductase SelR isoform X3 codes for MSLIVKLQPLNSLLSSISRAQIRTGYRFFYPSYSTEIVSLFFKVTPGRFYIYQGSGSAAGKQFDRSYNKMSDAEERKAELKKRLTPLQYHVTQEKGTERAFTGIYNKCTESGLYSCIVCNQPLFSSDTKFDSGCGWPAFNEVLDQGKIKLTKDTSNGIKTMTLGHYWKNIKGSAHVL; via the exons ATGTCACTTATTGTAAAACTCCAGCCTTTAAATAGTCTTTTATCTTCTATTTCTCGTGCCCAAATAAGGACAGGTTACAGGTTCTTTTATCCCTCCTACTCTACTGAAattgtaagtttgttttttaaggtTACTCCTGGAAGATTTTACATCTATCAAGGATCTGGTTCCGCCGCTGGGAAACAGTTTGATCGTTCCTATAATAAAATGTCTGATGCTGAAGAAAGGAAGGCTGAACTGAAGAAAAGGTTGACCCCTTTACAATATCATGTTACTCAAGAAAAAGGAACTGAAAg aGCTTTCActggaatatataataaatgtactgAATCTGGATTATATAGCTGCATTGTATGTAACCAACCATTATTCTCTTCTGACACAAAATTTGATTCTGGTTGTGGTTGGCCAGCATTTAATGAGGTATTAGatcaaggaaaaattaaattgactAAAGACACAtcaaatg GAATCAAAACAATGACACTCGGTCATTACTGGAAAAACATTAAAGGCAGTGCCCATGTTCTATAA